GCATCTCCAGAACCCGGTCCGCGAAGTGCCGTACGACGGCCCGGTCGTGGCAGATGAACAGATAGCCGAGGCCCAGCTCGTCCTGGAGATCGGCCAGCAGGTTCAGCACTCCGGCCCGTACGGACGGGTCCAGGGCCGACACCGGTTCGTCGAGGACCAGCAGGCGCGGCTCGGAGGCGAGCGCGCGGGCGATGCCGGCGCGCTGGCACTGACCGCCGGACAGCTCGTCGGGCCGCCGGTCGCCGTACGACGGGTCCAGGCCGACCCGGTCGAGCAGCTCGGCCACCCGGGCCGGGCCGTCGGCCGCGCTCCAGCGTCCCTGCGCCTTCAGCGGCTCCGCCACCGCGTCGCGGATGCGGTGGCGGGGGCTGAGGGAGCCGTAGGGGTCCTGGAAGACCGGTTGCATACGGGGACGCAGCGGGCGCAGCTCGCGTTCGGTGAGGGTCGTCAACTCCCGTCCCTCGAACATGACTTGGCCCGCGTTCGGGCGGCGCAACTGGAGTACCGCGAGCGCGGTGGAGGACTTGCCGCAGCCGGACGGGCCGTCGAGGGCGAGGGTCTCGCCCGGTTCCAGGGCGAAGGAGACGCGGTCGACGGCGGTGAACGAGCCGTAGCGCACGACGAGGTCGCGGACGTCGAGCAGGGGGTTCATGCGTGCTGTCGCCTGTTCTGCTCGGGGAACAACTCGTCCGGTGCGTGGGGGACTTCGTGCGCCCGATGACAGGCCGTCAACCGTCCGTCGATCTCCCGGAGTTCCGGCTCCTCGACCGTGCAGCGGTCCGTCGCCAGCGGGCAGCGCGGTGCGAAGGCACAGCCCGGCGGGAGCGCGCCCGGGGCGGGCGGGACGCCGGGGAGGGTGGGCAGGCGGCGGCGCCGGGGGCCGTCCGGTCGCGGGAGGGAGGCCAGCAGGCCTGCGGTGTAGGGGGCC
This window of the Streptomyces sp. NBC_01275 genome carries:
- a CDS encoding dipeptide/oligopeptide/nickel ABC transporter ATP-binding protein; this encodes MNPLLDVRDLVVRYGSFTAVDRVSFALEPGETLALDGPSGCGKSSTALAVLQLRRPNAGQVMFEGRELTTLTERELRPLRPRMQPVFQDPYGSLSPRHRIRDAVAEPLKAQGRWSAADGPARVAELLDRVGLDPSYGDRRPDELSGGQCQRAGIARALASEPRLLVLDEPVSALDPSVRAGVLNLLADLQDELGLGYLFICHDRAVVRHFADRVLEMRDGRISSPQPRQPRQPPRRP